A single region of the Xiphophorus maculatus strain JP 163 A chromosome 3, X_maculatus-5.0-male, whole genome shotgun sequence genome encodes:
- the LOC111608162 gene encoding free fatty acid receptor 2-like encodes MESVVKSEIILTFYIISFLIGLPANLVALYAFSVKIHCKPLPTDILLLNLTVSDLLFLIILPLKMHEAASGMQWNLPNIMCSITSFTFFSTIYTSSLLLMAVAVVRYLGVAFPIAYQRLQKPLYPIIISAVMWLISMGHCSITFIIQHHPSLSSINSSICYENFTPKQLKILLPVRLEFFFVVCLVPLIISIFCYLRLILILYSRPRISWMQKRKAIGMALGTLAMFLICVLPYNFSHLLGFFQGQSPEWRYYTLLLSTLNTCIDPIIFYFSSSIFHCTSKKSIFRKHRVNDVKLETRGTCST; translated from the coding sequence ATGGAGTCAGTGGTGAAAAGTGAgattattctgacattttacaTCATTTCTTTCCTGATTGGCCTTCCAGCCAATCTGGTGGCTCTCTATGCCTTCAGTGTCAAGATCCACTGCAAGCCACTCCCAACAGACATCCTGCTTTTGAATCTGACTGTGTCCGACCTGCTCTTCTTGATCATCCTTCCTCTCAAGATGCACGAGGCAGCATCAGGGATGCAGTGGAATCTGCCCAACATTATGTGTTCTATCACctcttttacctttttctccACAATATACACCAGCTCCTTACTGCTGATGGCCGTTGCCGTGGTCCGCTACTTAGGAGTGGCCTTTCCTATTGCCTATCAGCGATTGCAAAAACCTTTGTATCCGATCATCATCAGTGCTGTTATGTGGCTGATCTCAATGGGACACTGCAGCATCACTTTCATCATCCAACACCACCCATCTCTCTCCAGCATAAACTCCTCTATCTGCTATGAGAATTTTACACCCAAGCAACTGAAGATTCTCCTCCCCGTGCGTTTGGAGTTTTTCTTTGTGGTCTGCCTTGTACCTCttataatttccattttctgcTACCTGCGCTTGATTTTGATTCTGTACAGCCGTCCCAGGATATCCTGGATGCAGAAAAGGAAGGCTATTGGCATGGCATTGGGGACTCTTGCTATGTTCCTCATTTGTGTTCTGCCATACAATTTCTCTCATTTATTGGGTTTCTTCCAGGGTCAGAGCCCTGAATGGAGGTACTACACTTTGCTTCTCAGCACATTAAACACCTGCATCGATCccatcatattttatttctcctcCTCAATCTTCCACTGCACTagcaaaaaatctattttcagaAAGCATCGTGTTAATGATGTAAAACTGGAAACAAGGGGCACATGTTCAACCTGA